In the genome of Rhodoferax fermentans, one region contains:
- the rpoC gene encoding DNA-directed RNA polymerase subunit beta', with translation MKSLLDLFKQFTPDEHFDAIKIGMASPEKIRSWSFGEVKKPETINYRTFKPERDGLFCAKIFGPIKDYECLCGKYKRLKHRGVICEKCGVEVTQTKVRRERMGHIDLAAPCAHIWFLKSLPSRLGLVLDMTLRDIERVLYFEAYVVTDPGMTPLKKFSIMSEDDFDAKFKEYGDEFQAKMGAEGVKELLQNLDIESEIEKLRNDPSGSELKIKKNTKRLKLLEAFKKSGIKPEWMVLDVLPVLPPDLRPLVPLDGGRFATSDLNDLYRRVINRNSRLRRLLELKAPEIIARNEKRMLQESVDSLLDNGRRGKAMTGANKRALKSLADMIKGKGGRFRQNLLGKRVDYSGRSVITVGPTLKLHQCGLPKLMALELFKPFIFARLEAMGIATTIKAAKKEVETGTPVVWDILEEVIKEHPVMLNRAPTLHRLGIQAFEPILIEGKAIQLHPLVCAAFNADFDGDQMAVHVPLSVEAQMEARTLMLASNNVLFPSNGEPSIVPSQDVVLGLYYTTRDRINGKGEGLIFSDVSEVQRAFDAGEVEMSARINVRLTEYTKNKETGELVPSTKLWETTAGRALLSEILPKGLPFEFINKALKKKEISRLINASFRKCGLKETVIFADKLLQYGFRLATRAGISISIEDMLVPTEKPGIIERAEAEVKEIAQQYTSGLVTAGERYNKVVDIWGKAGDEVSKVMMGQLSKETVIDRHGNKVPQESFNSIYMMADSGARGSAAQIRQVAGMRGLMAKPDGSIIETPITANFREGLNVLEYFISTHGARKGLADTALKTANSGYLTRRLVDVTQDLVVTEQDCGTHAGYLMRAIVEGGETIESLRDRILGRTAADDILHPENRSVLAPAGTMLDEDMIEMLEAAGVDEVKVRTALTCETRFGICAKCYGRDLGRGGLVNGGEAVGVIAAQSIGEPGTQLTMRTFHIGGAASRAAIASSVEAKSNGNIGFNATMRYVTNGKGDLVVISRSGEIIIQDEHGRERERHKVPYGAILTIKADQTIKAGTILANWDPLTRPIITEFAGKAHFENVEEGLTVAKQVDEVTGLSTLVVIDPKRRGSAKVVRPQVKLIDANGNEVKIPGTDHSVTIGFPIGALVQVRDGQDVGPGEVLARIPVEGQKTRDITGGLPRVAELFEARSPKDKGVLAEMTGTISFGKETKGKIRLQITDPEGKVWEELVPKEKNILVHEGQIVNKGESVVDGPADPQDILRLLGAEELARYIVDEVQDVYRLQGVKINDKHIEVIVRQMLRRVVVESAGDSTYIVGEQVERSEMLNTNDALRAEGKVPATYTNLLLGITKASLSTDSFISAASFQETTRVLTEAAIMGKRDELRGLKENVIVGRLIPAGTGMAYHEARNVRENMDDAERRAIAEAEAAELAGESEAELGEGAAAE, from the coding sequence ATGAAATCATTACTCGACCTGTTCAAGCAATTCACGCCCGACGAACACTTTGATGCGATCAAGATCGGTATGGCTTCGCCTGAAAAGATCCGCTCCTGGTCTTTTGGCGAGGTGAAAAAGCCCGAAACCATCAACTACCGCACCTTCAAGCCTGAGCGTGATGGTCTGTTTTGCGCCAAGATCTTTGGCCCCATCAAAGACTACGAATGCCTGTGCGGCAAGTACAAACGCCTGAAACATCGCGGTGTGATCTGTGAAAAGTGCGGCGTTGAAGTCACCCAGACCAAGGTGCGTCGTGAACGCATGGGTCACATCGACCTGGCCGCTCCTTGCGCCCACATCTGGTTCCTGAAGTCCCTGCCCAGCCGTTTGGGCTTGGTGCTGGACATGACCCTGCGTGACATCGAACGTGTGTTGTACTTTGAAGCATACGTGGTGACCGACCCCGGCATGACCCCGCTGAAGAAATTCAGCATCATGAGTGAGGACGACTTCGACGCCAAGTTCAAGGAATACGGCGACGAATTCCAGGCCAAGATGGGTGCCGAAGGCGTCAAGGAATTGCTGCAAAACCTCGACATCGAAAGCGAAATCGAGAAGCTGCGCAACGACCCCAGCGGCTCAGAGCTCAAGATCAAGAAGAACACCAAGCGCCTCAAGTTGCTCGAAGCGTTCAAAAAGTCGGGCATCAAGCCCGAGTGGATGGTGCTCGACGTGTTGCCGGTGCTGCCACCCGACCTGCGCCCACTCGTGCCGCTGGACGGTGGCCGCTTCGCCACGTCTGACTTGAACGATCTGTACCGTCGCGTGATCAACCGCAACAGCCGTCTGCGCCGTTTGCTGGAACTCAAAGCACCGGAAATCATTGCCCGCAATGAAAAGCGCATGTTGCAAGAGTCGGTGGACAGCTTGCTGGACAACGGCCGTCGCGGCAAAGCCATGACCGGTGCCAACAAACGTGCCCTGAAGTCGCTGGCCGACATGATCAAGGGCAAGGGTGGTCGTTTCCGTCAGAACTTGCTGGGTAAACGCGTCGACTACTCCGGCCGTTCGGTGATTACCGTGGGCCCGACACTCAAGCTGCACCAGTGTGGTCTGCCCAAGCTGATGGCGCTGGAACTGTTCAAGCCCTTCATCTTCGCGCGCCTGGAAGCCATGGGCATTGCCACCACCATCAAGGCGGCCAAGAAGGAAGTCGAAACCGGTACGCCGGTGGTTTGGGATATTCTGGAAGAGGTCATCAAAGAACACCCGGTGATGTTGAACCGTGCGCCAACCCTGCACCGTTTGGGCATTCAGGCCTTTGAACCTATCCTGATCGAAGGCAAGGCGATCCAGCTGCACCCGCTGGTGTGCGCGGCCTTCAATGCCGACTTTGACGGTGACCAGATGGCTGTCCACGTGCCTTTGTCGGTCGAAGCCCAGATGGAAGCCCGCACCCTGATGCTGGCCTCCAACAACGTGCTGTTCCCGTCCAATGGCGAGCCGTCCATCGTGCCGTCTCAAGACGTGGTGCTGGGTCTGTACTACACCACCCGTGACCGCATCAACGGTAAGGGTGAAGGCCTGATCTTCTCGGACGTGAGCGAAGTCCAACGCGCTTTTGATGCGGGTGAAGTCGAGATGAGTGCACGTATCAATGTGCGCCTGACCGAGTACACCAAGAACAAGGAAACCGGCGAACTGGTGCCTTCGACCAAGCTCTGGGAAACCACCGCTGGCCGTGCCCTGTTGTCCGAAATCCTGCCCAAGGGCTTGCCGTTTGAGTTCATCAACAAGGCGCTCAAGAAGAAGGAAATTTCCCGACTCATCAATGCCTCGTTCCGCAAGTGTGGTCTGAAGGAAACGGTGATTTTTGCCGACAAGCTGTTGCAATACGGCTTCCGTCTGGCAACCCGTGCCGGTATCTCGATCTCGATCGAAGACATGTTGGTGCCCACTGAGAAGCCGGGCATCATCGAACGTGCTGAAGCTGAGGTTAAGGAAATCGCCCAGCAATACACCTCCGGTCTGGTGACTGCTGGTGAGCGCTACAACAAGGTGGTGGACATCTGGGGCAAAGCCGGTGACGAAGTGTCCAAGGTGATGATGGGTCAACTCTCCAAAGAGACCGTCATTGACCGTCATGGCAACAAGGTGCCACAAGAGTCGTTCAACTCCATCTACATGATGGCCGACTCCGGCGCCCGCGGTTCTGCGGCGCAGATTCGCCAGGTGGCCGGTATGCGGGGTCTGATGGCCAAGCCCGATGGCTCGATCATTGAAACGCCCATCACCGCGAACTTCCGCGAAGGTCTGAACGTGTTGGAGTACTTCATCTCCACCCACGGTGCACGTAAGGGTCTGGCCGATACCGCTTTGAAAACCGCCAACTCGGGTTACCTGACCCGTCGTCTGGTGGATGTGACGCAGGATCTGGTGGTGACCGAGCAGGATTGCGGCACCCACGCCGGTTACCTGATGCGCGCCATCGTCGAAGGTGGTGAAACCATCGAGTCTTTGCGTGACCGTATCCTGGGCCGTACCGCTGCCGACGACATCCTGCATCCGGAAAACCGCTCGGTGCTGGCACCTGCGGGCACCATGCTCGATGAAGACATGATCGAGATGCTCGAAGCCGCTGGCGTCGACGAGGTCAAGGTCCGCACCGCGCTGACCTGCGAAACCCGCTTTGGTATTTGCGCCAAGTGCTACGGCCGCGATCTGGGCCGTGGTGGTCTGGTCAACGGCGGTGAAGCCGTGGGCGTGATTGCGGCGCAGTCGATCGGTGAGCCCGGTACCCAGCTGACCATGCGGACTTTCCACATCGGGGGTGCGGCTTCGCGTGCGGCCATCGCGTCCAGCGTGGAAGCAAAGTCCAACGGCAACATCGGTTTCAACGCCACCATGCGTTATGTGACCAACGGCAAGGGCGACCTGGTGGTGATTTCCCGTTCCGGCGAAATCATCATCCAAGACGAACATGGTCGTGAGCGCGAACGTCACAAAGTGCCTTACGGCGCCATTTTGACGATCAAGGCCGACCAGACCATCAAGGCTGGCACGATCCTGGCTAACTGGGACCCGCTGACCCGCCCCATCATCACCGAATTCGCCGGTAAAGCGCACTTCGAGAATGTGGAAGAAGGTCTGACGGTGGCCAAGCAGGTCGATGAAGTGACCGGTTTGTCCACCCTGGTGGTGATCGACCCGAAACGCCGTGGTTCTGCCAAGGTGGTGCGTCCGCAGGTCAAGCTGATCGACGCCAATGGCAACGAAGTCAAGATCCCCGGCACCGACCACTCTGTAACCATCGGTTTCCCGATTGGTGCCCTGGTGCAAGTGCGTGACGGTCAAGACGTGGGTCCCGGCGAAGTGCTGGCACGTATCCCGGTCGAAGGTCAGAAGACCCGCGACATTACCGGCGGTCTGCCGCGTGTGGCTGAGTTGTTTGAAGCCCGTTCACCCAAGGACAAGGGTGTGTTGGCCGAGATGACCGGTACCATTTCTTTCGGCAAGGAAACCAAGGGCAAGATCCGCCTGCAGATCACCGACCCAGAAGGCAAGGTCTGGGAGGAACTCGTGCCCAAGGAAAAGAACATCCTGGTGCACGAAGGTCAGATCGTCAACAAGGGCGAGTCCGTGGTGGACGGCCCAGCCGATCCGCAGGACATCCTGCGCCTGCTGGGTGCCGAAGAACTGGCGCGCTACATCGTCGACGAAGTGCAGGACGTGTACCGCTTGCAGGGCGTGAAGATCAACGACAAACACATTGAAGTGATTGTTCGTCAGATGCTGCGCCGTGTGGTGGTCGAGAGTGCAGGCGACTCCACCTACATCGTGGGTGAGCAAGTTGAGCGTTCTGAGATGCTAAACACCAACGATGCTTTGCGTGCCGAGGGCAAGGTGCCAGCAACCTACACCAACCTGTTGCTGGGTATCACCAAGGCCTCTTTGTCCACCGACTCGTTCATCTCTGCGGCTTCCTTCCAGGAAACCACCCGGGTGTTGACCGAAGCTGCGATCATGGGCAAACGCGACGAGTTGCGTGGCTTGAAGGAAAACGTGATCGTGGGTCGTCTGATCCCGGCCGGTACCGGTATGGCTTACCACGAAGCGCGCAATGTGCGTGAAAACATGGATGATGCCGAGCGTCGTGCCATTGCCGAAGCCGAAGCCGCTGAACTGGCCGGTGAAAGTGAAGCCGAGCTGGGAGAGGGCGCTGCAGCCGAATAA
- the rsmB gene encoding 16S rRNA (cytosine(967)-C(5))-methyltransferase RsmB, protein MNDEQRLPLWRQLQAVTQVLQAIRQGQSGTTALAAVAPALRPGVQALSFEVLRSLGRAQALRKLLASRTPPPAVDALLCTALALLWRPQNASYDAFTLVNQTVECAKRTPALKAQASFVNACLRRFVREREVLVAQTDQDPVAHWNHPAWWIKQLQSDWPEQWQAILAAADQHAPMVLRVNARLGTPAQYLEKLSEVGIPGRLIGDYGVVLASACAVQHLPGFEQGWVSVQDSAAQLAAPLLLSGLTPVDGLRVLDACAAPGGKTAHLLELSQAQVTALDVDPLRCERIHQTLARLGLQAEVVAADAADVSAWWDGTPFDAILLDAPCSAAGIVRRHPDIRWLRRQTDIAQLAAIQARLLHTLWPLVKPGGRLLYCTCSVFRQEGAQQVAAFLANHSDAKMLSSPGHLLPHGAPQGATPADNPIGDHDGFYYALFDKQAA, encoded by the coding sequence ATGAACGATGAACAGCGATTGCCTTTGTGGCGCCAGTTACAAGCGGTCACCCAGGTGCTGCAGGCCATCCGGCAGGGGCAGTCGGGGACGACTGCTTTGGCCGCGGTGGCGCCTGCGCTGCGGCCCGGTGTCCAGGCGCTGAGTTTTGAGGTGCTGCGCTCTCTGGGGCGCGCTCAGGCGCTGCGCAAGCTGCTGGCATCCCGTACCCCTCCGCCTGCCGTGGATGCCCTGTTGTGTACAGCGCTGGCCTTGTTGTGGCGCCCCCAAAACGCGTCCTACGATGCCTTCACACTGGTCAACCAGACGGTGGAGTGCGCCAAACGCACGCCTGCCCTCAAGGCCCAGGCCTCTTTTGTGAATGCCTGCCTGAGGCGTTTTGTGCGTGAACGTGAGGTCTTGGTGGCGCAGACGGACCAAGACCCGGTGGCGCACTGGAACCATCCGGCCTGGTGGATCAAGCAACTGCAATCCGATTGGCCTGAGCAGTGGCAAGCCATCCTGGCTGCGGCCGACCAGCACGCACCCATGGTGCTGCGTGTGAATGCCCGCCTGGGCACACCGGCCCAGTATCTTGAAAAGCTGTCTGAGGTTGGCATCCCGGGCCGCCTGATCGGGGACTATGGTGTGGTGCTGGCCAGTGCCTGTGCAGTGCAGCACTTGCCCGGTTTTGAGCAAGGCTGGGTGTCGGTGCAGGACAGCGCGGCACAGCTGGCGGCCCCCTTGTTGTTGTCTGGTCTGACGCCGGTGGACGGACTGCGGGTGCTCGATGCCTGCGCCGCACCCGGTGGCAAAACCGCCCATCTGCTGGAGCTGAGCCAGGCCCAGGTCACCGCACTGGACGTGGACCCGCTACGTTGTGAACGTATCCACCAGACCCTGGCCCGCCTAGGCCTGCAGGCTGAGGTAGTCGCGGCAGACGCCGCCGATGTGTCAGCCTGGTGGGATGGCACCCCGTTTGATGCGATTTTGCTGGACGCCCCTTGCTCGGCCGCAGGCATTGTGCGCAGGCATCCGGACATCCGCTGGCTGCGGCGCCAGACCGACATTGCCCAACTGGCCGCCATCCAGGCGCGTTTGCTGCACACGCTGTGGCCCCTGGTGAAACCGGGTGGCCGACTGCTGTATTGCACCTGCTCGGTGTTTCGCCAGGAAGGCGCGCAGCAGGTGGCCGCGTTTCTTGCCAACCACAGTGACGCCAAAATGCTGAGCTCCCCGGGGCATTTGTTGCCTCACGGTGCGCCACAGGGGGCAACACCCGCCGACAATCCCATCGGTGACCATGATGGCTTTTATTACGCGTTATTCGACAAACAAGCGGCCTAG
- a CDS encoding DUF4390 domain-containing protein: MAAVLLCWLQAWTPAAAASASAAESGSRPSLTLERSDSSLLLSVQLKFELPVVVEDALYKGIPIYFVAQSELLRERWYWTSKTIATAQRRMRLAYHPLTRRWRLTIGAADMNETTQGLTLGQSFESLDDAMAVVRRISRWKIAEVQDLPSGNKYLVDFSFELDTSQLPRPLQIGTLGQSDWMIELRQSQPLDLERVK; this comes from the coding sequence TTGGCGGCTGTTCTGCTGTGTTGGCTGCAGGCGTGGACGCCTGCGGCCGCTGCAAGCGCCAGTGCCGCAGAGTCAGGCAGTCGACCGTCTTTGACGCTGGAGCGCTCGGACAGCAGCTTGTTGTTGTCGGTCCAGCTCAAGTTTGAGCTGCCTGTGGTGGTGGAAGACGCACTGTACAAAGGGATTCCCATCTACTTTGTGGCGCAGTCCGAACTGCTGCGCGAGCGCTGGTACTGGACCAGCAAGACCATCGCCACGGCGCAGCGGCGCATGCGTTTGGCCTACCATCCCCTGACACGGCGCTGGCGACTCACCATCGGTGCCGCCGACATGAACGAGACCACCCAAGGGCTCACGCTGGGTCAAAGTTTTGAGAGTCTGGACGATGCCATGGCGGTGGTGCGCCGTATCTCGCGTTGGAAGATCGCCGAGGTGCAAGACCTCCCGTCTGGCAACAAATATCTGGTGGATTTCAGCTTTGAACTGGACACCTCACAACTGCCCCGGCCGCTGCAGATTGGCACCCTGGGGCAGTCAGATTGGATGATCGAACTGCGGCAGTCGCAGCCACTTGACCTGGAGCGTGTCAAGTGA
- a CDS encoding sensor histidine kinase, translating to MSATGAEVSRKSKALRWTIGVGLTAMVAVGLVLMFLLTQATSNRVLYERNYQVLFAVNVVVAVLLLLAIAWIAWRLVKRLRQKKFGSRLLVKLAAVFALAGFAPGVLIYVVSYQFVSRSIESWFDVEVEGALAAGLNLGRTTLEALSADLEGKTRTAAAQLADKADVTVALPLERARDAMGADDLQLWRASGRLVAAAGESRYQLTPEMPTPQQFRAARSQRAITWIEGLDEGLVPGATPARIKVLALVNSAAVGTLGEARYLLAGKVLPTTLVENALAVTQANREYQERALAREGLRRMYIGTLTLSLFMAVFGGVLLAVVMGNQIARPLLVLADGVREVAAGDLSPKASLRGKDELDGLTRSFADMTQQLLEARQAVHTSMAQTNAARAHLQTILDNLTTGVLVLAPDGTIISSNPGATRILKLPLAVYEGRRLVDIEELAAFGQAVQQQFEAFLAYGRERNLDHWQQSFELGNTSLDPTGRPSNTTITLIARGAELPSNQNLLVFDDISEVVSAQRAQAWGEVARRLAHEIKNPLTPIQLSAERLEMKLTGKLAATEQTLLAKSVKTIVDQVEAMKRLVNEFRDYARLPAAELRALDLNALVQEVLNLYAPDHAQVPILAELDPACLPVLGDPQQLRQVLHNLLQNAQDATVSAGRASPEHPVLLKTRWLPGTQRVRLSVQDSGTGFPDHILKRAFEPYVTTKDKGTGLGLAVVKKIADEHGTRVEITNRLQDGQVLGAQVSLSFSVERAQTHQTT from the coding sequence GTGAGTGCCACTGGCGCTGAGGTCTCCAGAAAATCCAAGGCGCTGCGCTGGACCATTGGCGTTGGCCTGACGGCCATGGTGGCTGTGGGTTTGGTGCTCATGTTTTTATTGACGCAAGCCACCAGCAACCGGGTCTTGTACGAGCGCAACTACCAGGTGCTGTTTGCCGTCAATGTAGTGGTGGCTGTGTTGCTGCTGCTGGCGATTGCCTGGATTGCCTGGCGGCTGGTGAAGCGCTTGCGGCAGAAGAAATTCGGTAGCCGTTTGCTGGTCAAGCTGGCCGCCGTGTTTGCACTGGCCGGGTTTGCGCCGGGTGTGCTGATTTATGTGGTGTCTTACCAGTTTGTGTCGCGTTCCATCGAGAGCTGGTTTGACGTGGAAGTTGAAGGCGCGCTGGCTGCGGGCTTGAATCTGGGGCGCACCACGCTGGAGGCTTTGTCTGCCGACTTGGAGGGTAAAACCCGCACCGCAGCAGCCCAGCTGGCTGACAAGGCTGACGTCACGGTGGCGCTGCCGCTGGAGCGTGCACGCGATGCCATGGGGGCCGATGATCTGCAACTCTGGCGTGCCTCGGGACGTCTGGTGGCTGCGGCGGGTGAATCGCGCTACCAGTTGACCCCGGAGATGCCCACACCCCAGCAGTTTCGAGCCGCACGCAGTCAACGTGCCATCACCTGGATCGAAGGCCTGGATGAGGGCTTGGTGCCCGGTGCAACACCCGCACGGATCAAGGTCCTGGCGCTGGTCAACAGTGCGGCGGTGGGCACACTGGGCGAAGCGCGGTATTTGCTGGCGGGCAAGGTCTTGCCAACCACGCTGGTAGAGAATGCTTTGGCTGTGACCCAGGCCAACCGCGAATACCAGGAGCGGGCCCTGGCGCGTGAAGGCCTGCGTCGTATGTACATCGGCACCTTGACGCTGAGCCTGTTCATGGCGGTTTTTGGGGGGGTGTTGCTGGCGGTGGTGATGGGTAACCAGATTGCCCGACCGCTGCTGGTGCTGGCTGATGGGGTGCGTGAGGTGGCTGCGGGTGACCTCTCGCCCAAGGCCTCCTTGCGCGGCAAGGACGAGCTCGACGGCCTGACCCGCTCTTTTGCCGACATGACCCAGCAGCTGCTGGAAGCACGCCAGGCGGTGCACACCAGCATGGCGCAAACCAACGCCGCACGAGCCCATTTGCAAACCATCCTGGACAACCTGACCACCGGGGTGTTGGTGTTGGCGCCGGACGGTACCATCATCTCGTCCAACCCCGGCGCCACCCGCATTCTGAAGCTGCCGCTGGCGGTTTACGAAGGACGGCGCCTGGTTGACATCGAAGAGCTGGCAGCATTCGGTCAAGCGGTGCAGCAACAGTTCGAAGCTTTTCTGGCCTATGGCCGCGAGCGCAATCTGGACCACTGGCAACAGTCGTTCGAGCTGGGCAACACCAGTCTGGACCCGACGGGCCGCCCCAGCAACACCACTATCACCCTGATTGCGCGTGGTGCCGAACTGCCCAGCAACCAGAATCTGTTGGTATTTGACGACATTTCTGAGGTGGTGTCTGCCCAACGCGCCCAGGCCTGGGGTGAGGTGGCACGGCGCCTGGCCCATGAAATCAAGAACCCCTTGACCCCCATTCAGCTCTCGGCAGAACGCCTGGAGATGAAGCTGACCGGCAAGCTGGCCGCCACAGAACAGACCCTGTTGGCCAAGTCTGTCAAAACCATTGTTGACCAGGTGGAGGCCATGAAACGACTGGTCAACGAGTTTCGCGACTACGCCCGTTTGCCTGCGGCCGAACTCAGAGCTCTTGACCTCAATGCGCTGGTGCAAGAGGTGCTCAACCTGTATGCCCCTGACCATGCCCAGGTTCCCATTCTTGCCGAGCTGGACCCTGCCTGCCTTCCTGTGCTGGGCGACCCTCAGCAGCTGCGCCAGGTGTTGCACAACCTGTTGCAAAACGCGCAGGACGCCACCGTCAGTGCTGGCCGGGCCAGCCCGGAGCACCCGGTCCTGCTCAAAACCCGATGGTTGCCAGGCACGCAACGTGTGCGTCTGAGTGTGCAGGACAGTGGCACCGGTTTTCCCGATCACATCCTCAAACGTGCCTTCGAGCCCTATGTCACCACCAAGGACAAAGGCACCGGTCTGGGGCTGGCTGTCGTGAAAAAGATAGCAGACGAGCACGGCACCCGGGTCGAAATCACCAATCGGCTGCAGGATGGTCAGGTGCTAGGTGCCCAGGTGTCGTTATCATTCAGTGTGGAACGCGCACAGACGCATCAGACGACGTAA
- a CDS encoding response regulator codes for MANILVVDDELGIRDLLCDILNDEGHTVELAENAAQARAARHRERPDLVLLDIWMPDTDGVTLLKEWSATGALTMPVIMMSGHATIDTAVEATRIGALAFLEKPITLQKLLKAVEQGLARGSPRKQAAPLPGLMSPRVDSLIKVSEIVGVNHEAVADLGPQSTQNFMLDKPLREGRDEYEKAYFEFHLTKENGSMTRVAEKTGLERTHLYRKLKQLGVNLSRTKRN; via the coding sequence ATGGCAAACATTTTGGTGGTGGATGACGAACTGGGGATTCGTGATTTGTTGTGTGACATCCTCAACGACGAGGGCCATACCGTCGAATTGGCTGAAAACGCCGCACAGGCGCGTGCTGCCCGGCACCGTGAGCGACCTGACTTGGTGCTGCTGGACATCTGGATGCCTGATACCGACGGCGTCACCTTGCTCAAGGAGTGGTCTGCCACCGGTGCGCTGACCATGCCGGTGATCATGATGAGTGGTCACGCCACCATCGACACGGCAGTGGAAGCCACACGCATTGGCGCGCTGGCGTTTCTTGAAAAACCCATCACCCTGCAAAAATTGCTCAAAGCGGTGGAGCAGGGCCTGGCGCGCGGCTCTCCACGCAAGCAAGCTGCGCCACTGCCCGGTCTGATGAGCCCACGTGTCGACAGCCTGATCAAGGTCAGCGAGATCGTGGGTGTCAATCATGAGGCGGTGGCTGATCTCGGTCCGCAGTCAACGCAGAACTTCATGCTCGACAAACCCTTGCGCGAAGGCCGAGACGAGTACGAGAAAGCCTACTTTGAGTTCCATCTGACCAAGGAAAACGGCTCCATGACACGTGTCGCGGAAAAGACCGGTCTGGAGCGCACGCACCTGTACCGCAAGCTCAAACAGCTGGGTGTGAATCTGTCGCGCACCAAACGCAACTGA
- a CDS encoding FmdB family zinc ribbon protein: MPIYEYACSDCGHQFETLVRSDTVPECPNCQSKALEKQLSVFATTASGPDMAAMPPGPCGGCPNAAGPGGCSLH, encoded by the coding sequence ATGCCCATCTACGAATATGCCTGCAGCGACTGCGGCCACCAATTTGAAACCCTGGTGCGTTCAGACACCGTGCCTGAATGCCCGAATTGCCAATCCAAAGCGCTCGAGAAACAGCTGTCGGTGTTTGCCACCACAGCCTCCGGCCCAGACATGGCGGCTATGCCGCCGGGCCCGTGTGGTGGCTGCCCGAACGCGGCCGGACCGGGTGGCTGTTCGCTGCATTGA
- a CDS encoding homocysteine S-methyltransferase family protein has product MTRLTYTRAQQLPALLEQRILVLDGAMGTMIQRFKLDETQYRGARFKDFHKDVKGNNELLSLTRPDVITDIHERYLAAGADMIETNTFGATRIAQADYDMADLAYEMNLASAKLARAACDKFSTPEKPRFVLGALGPTPKTASISPDVNDPGARNVTFEELRASYYEQVEALVQGGADVLLVETIFDTLNAKAALFAIDEYFEASGERLPIMISGTATDASGRILSGQTVTAFWHSVRHAQPLAIGLNCALGATLMRPYIQELNKAAPDTFISCYPNAGLPNPMSDTGFDETPDVTSRLVGEFAAEGLVNIVGGCCGTTPAHIGAIHDKVAPMAGRTLQKNVFYKEAA; this is encoded by the coding sequence ATGACACGCCTGACCTATACCCGCGCCCAACAGCTGCCAGCCCTGCTTGAACAACGTATCCTGGTGCTTGATGGCGCCATGGGCACCATGATCCAGCGTTTCAAGCTTGACGAAACCCAATACAGGGGTGCGCGTTTCAAAGACTTCCACAAGGATGTCAAAGGCAACAACGAGCTGTTGAGCCTGACCCGCCCGGACGTGATCACCGACATCCATGAGCGTTATCTCGCCGCAGGGGCCGACATGATCGAGACCAACACCTTTGGCGCCACCCGTATTGCCCAGGCTGACTACGACATGGCGGATCTGGCCTACGAGATGAATTTGGCGTCTGCCAAACTGGCGCGCGCCGCTTGCGACAAATTCTCCACCCCCGAGAAACCGCGTTTTGTGCTGGGTGCGCTCGGCCCCACACCCAAAACCGCGAGCATCAGCCCCGATGTGAACGACCCCGGCGCACGCAATGTGACGTTTGAGGAGCTGCGCGCCTCGTATTACGAACAGGTGGAAGCGCTTGTGCAGGGTGGGGCGGACGTGTTGCTGGTTGAAACCATTTTTGACACCCTCAACGCCAAGGCCGCCCTGTTTGCGATTGACGAGTATTTTGAAGCCAGTGGTGAACGCCTGCCGATCATGATCAGTGGTACCGCGACCGATGCCTCGGGGCGGATTCTGAGCGGCCAGACGGTGACTGCCTTCTGGCACAGCGTGCGCCACGCGCAGCCCCTGGCCATTGGCCTGAACTGTGCCCTGGGTGCCACGCTGATGCGTCCCTATATTCAAGAGCTGAACAAGGCCGCACCCGACACCTTCATCAGCTGCTACCCCAATGCCGGTTTGCCCAACCCGATGAGCGACACCGGCTTTGATGAAACCCCGGATGTGACCAGCCGCCTGGTGGGTGAATTTGCCGCAGAGGGGCTGGTCAACATTGTGGGCGGTTGCTGCGGCACCACACCCGCCCACATTGGCGCCATCCACGACAAGGTGGCGCCCATGGCTGGGCGCACGCTGCAAAAAAACGTGTTTTACAAGGAAGCGGCGTAA